Proteins encoded by one window of Pseudomonas coleopterorum:
- a CDS encoding DUF2160 domain-containing protein: protein MEWMAWTLPTALFFGAIALLLAGMTFYELRVPCTERRGFLPIATTRGDRLFIGLLGSAYLHLLVIGVTDWNIWVASTLSLMWLLAVMRWG, encoded by the coding sequence ATGGAGTGGATGGCCTGGACTCTACCGACTGCCCTGTTCTTCGGCGCCATTGCGCTGTTGCTCGCCGGCATGACGTTCTACGAACTGCGCGTGCCCTGCACCGAGCGGCGCGGATTTCTACCGATCGCCACCACCCGTGGCGACCGCTTGTTCATCGGTCTTCTCGGAAGCGCCTACCTGCACCTGCTGGTGATCGGCGTGACCGACTGGAACATCTGGGTCGCCTCGACGCTGTCCCTGATGTGGTTGCTGGCGGTAATGCGTTGGGGCTGA
- a CDS encoding carbohydrate ABC transporter permease, whose amino-acid sequence MNKRKLIPLLLYILFLLVPIYWLLNMSFKSNGEILGGLTLFPHEFTLANYRVIFTDPSWYTGYINSLYYVSLNTLISLSVALPAAYAFSRYRFLGDKHLFFWLLTNRMAPPAVFLLPFFQLYSSIGLFDTHIAVALAHCLFNVPLAVWILEGFMSGVPKEIDETAYIDGYSFPKFFVKIFMPLIGSGIGVTAFFCFMFSWVELLLARTLTSVDAKPIAAVMTRTVSASGIDWGVLAAAGVLTIVPGMLVIWFVRNHVAKGFALGRV is encoded by the coding sequence ATGAACAAGCGCAAACTGATCCCCCTGCTGCTGTACATCCTGTTCCTGCTGGTGCCCATCTATTGGCTGCTGAACATGTCGTTCAAGAGCAACGGCGAAATCCTCGGCGGGCTGACGCTGTTTCCCCATGAGTTCACCCTGGCCAACTACCGGGTGATCTTCACCGACCCGAGTTGGTACACCGGCTACATCAATTCGCTGTACTACGTGAGCCTCAACACGCTCATTTCGCTCAGCGTTGCGCTGCCGGCCGCGTATGCCTTCTCGCGCTACCGCTTTCTGGGCGACAAGCACCTGTTCTTCTGGTTGCTGACCAACCGCATGGCCCCGCCGGCGGTGTTCCTGCTGCCGTTCTTCCAACTTTACTCCTCCATCGGCCTGTTCGACACGCACATTGCCGTGGCCCTGGCGCACTGCCTGTTCAACGTGCCGCTGGCGGTGTGGATCCTGGAAGGCTTCATGTCCGGCGTGCCCAAGGAAATCGATGAAACCGCCTACATCGATGGCTACAGCTTTCCGAAATTCTTCGTGAAGATCTTCATGCCCCTGATCGGCTCGGGGATCGGCGTGACGGCCTTCTTCTGCTTCATGTTCTCGTGGGTCGAGCTGCTGCTGGCGCGCACCCTGACCTCGGTCGATGCCAAGCCGATCGCGGCGGTAATGACCCGTACGGTTTCCGCCTCGGGTATCGACTGGGGCGTGCTGGCTGCAGCCGGCGTGCTGACCATCGTGCCCGGCATGCTGGTGATCTGGTTCGTTCGCAACCATGTGGCCAAGGGCTTCGCCCTGGGCCGCGTATGA
- a CDS encoding carbohydrate ABC transporter permease — MNKVQNNKAWWLVLPVFLLVAFSAVIPMMTVVNYSVQDIFDQSSRYFVGADWYRQVLQDPRLHDSLLRQFIYSACVLLIEIPLGIAIALTMPAKGRWSSLCLIVMAIPLLIPWNVVGTIWQIFGRADIGLLGYTLNALGISYNYASNTLDAWVTVLIMDVWHWTSLVALLCYSGLRAIPDVYYQAARIDRASNWAVFRHIQLPKMKSVLLIAVMLRFMDSFMIYTEPFVLTGGGPGNATTFLSQTLTQMAVGQFDLGPAAAFSLVYFLIILLVSWLFYTAMTHNDKQG, encoded by the coding sequence ATGAACAAGGTCCAGAACAACAAGGCCTGGTGGCTGGTGCTGCCGGTGTTCCTGCTGGTGGCCTTCAGCGCGGTGATCCCGATGATGACCGTGGTCAACTATTCGGTGCAGGACATCTTCGATCAATCCAGCCGCTATTTCGTGGGCGCCGACTGGTACCGCCAGGTCCTGCAGGACCCGCGCCTGCACGACTCGCTGCTGCGCCAGTTCATCTATTCGGCCTGCGTGCTACTGATCGAAATACCCCTGGGCATCGCCATCGCCCTGACCATGCCAGCCAAGGGCCGCTGGTCGTCGCTGTGCCTGATCGTCATGGCCATCCCCCTGCTGATTCCGTGGAACGTGGTAGGCACCATCTGGCAGATCTTCGGCCGCGCCGACATCGGTCTGCTGGGCTACACGCTCAACGCCCTGGGGATCAGCTACAACTATGCCTCCAATACCCTGGATGCCTGGGTCACGGTGCTGATCATGGACGTCTGGCACTGGACCTCGCTGGTGGCACTGCTGTGCTATTCGGGCCTGCGCGCCATCCCGGACGTGTACTACCAGGCTGCGCGCATCGACCGAGCGTCGAACTGGGCGGTGTTCCGTCACATCCAACTGCCGAAGATGAAAAGCGTGCTGTTGATCGCGGTGATGCTGCGCTTCATGGACAGCTTCATGATCTACACCGAACCCTTCGTGCTGACCGGCGGCGGGCCGGGCAACGCCACCACGTTCCTCAGCCAGACCCTGACCCAGATGGCCGTGGGGCAGTTCGACCTGGGCCCGGCCGCGGCCTTCTCGCTGGTGTACTTCCTGATCATCCTGCTGGTGTCCTGGCTGTTCTATACGGCCATGACCCACAACGACAAGCAAGGTTGA